Proteins encoded within one genomic window of Brassica rapa cultivar Chiifu-401-42 chromosome A09, CAAS_Brap_v3.01, whole genome shotgun sequence:
- the LOC103839072 gene encoding E3 ubiquitin-protein ligase RGLG5: MGSSSSKSRINSTPQHPSGFQQKNHDKKYSLIGDNYRSTDEVTAALLQAGLESSNLIVGVDVTKSNEWTGARSFDGKSLHHIGPAPNPYEQAISIIGKTLSSFDEDNLIPCYGFGDATTHDQDVFSFFPDDAFCNGFEQVLARYREIVPQLCLAGPTSFAPIIERAMTIVEESGGQYHVLLIIADGQVTTQHGGLSSQERKTIDAIVRASRYPLSIVLVGVGDGPWDTMRQFDDNIPARAFDNFQFVNFTEIMGKNIDAGRKEAEFAVSALMEIPSQYKATLALGLLGRRTGNCPNKTARQPPISGCNRSVSKSSKSSCSSSVTSAPPTSTGSNESQVCPICLVKTKNMAFNCGHQTCDECGEAIQTCPICRVSIAVRIKLY; the protein is encoded by the exons CACTGATGAG GTTACTGCTGCTCTTTTGCAAGCCGGTTTGGAGTCATCGAATCTGATTGTTGGTGTAGATGTCACAAAGTCCAACGAGTGGACAG GAGCGAGATCATTCGACGGGAAGAGCTTACATCACATAGGACCAGCTCCAAACCCGTACGAGCAAGCTATTTCAATCATTGGAAAGACTTTATCCTCTTTTGATGAAGATAACTTGATCCCTTGTTATGGCTTTGGAGATG CTACAACACATGATCAGGATGTATTCAGTTTCTTTCCGGATGATGCATTCTGTAATGGGTTTGAACAAGTGCTTGCGCGTTACAGAGAGATTGTTCCTCAGCTATGTCTTGCAGGTCCGACTTCTTTTGCACCCATTATCGAAAGGGCTATGACTATTGTGGAGGAAAGTGGAGGGCAGTACCATGTTCTTCTCATCATTGCTGATGgacag GTGACAACACAGCACGGTGGACTCAGTTCACAAGAACGTAAGACCATTGATGCTATCGTTAGagcaag TCGGTATCCATTATCGATAGTTTTGGTTGGTGTTGGAGATGGTCCTTGGGATACAATGAGACAGTTTGATGACAACATCCCCGCTCGTGCCTTTGACAACTTCCAGTTTGTGAATTTCACGGAGATTATGGGGAAGAACATTGATGCTGGAAGAAAAGAAGCAGAGTTTGCAGTTTCAGCCTTGATGGAGATCCCTTCTCAGTATAAGGCCACCCTCGCGCTCGGCTTACTCGG ACGGAGAACTGGAAACTGTCCAAACAAGACTGCTCGTCAACCACCAATAAGTGGTTGTAATCGATCTGTGAGCAAGAGCTCGAAAAGTTCTTGTTCAAGTAGTGTTACCTCTGCACCTCCTACGTCAACTGGTAGTAACGAAAGCCAG GTTTGCCCGATCTGTCTGGTTAAAACAAAGAACATGGCATTCAACTGTGGACACCAGACTTGCGACGAATGTGGAGAAGCCATTCAAACCTGTCCTATTTGCCGCGTCTCTATTGCAGTTCGTATCAAACTCTATTAG